One window of Chionomys nivalis chromosome 18, mChiNiv1.1, whole genome shotgun sequence genomic DNA carries:
- the Efna1 gene encoding ephrin-A1, whose translation MEFLWAPLLGLCCSLAAADRHIVFWNSSNPKFREEDYTVHVRLNDYLDIICPHYEDDSVAEAAMERYTLYMVEQPEYAACQPQSKDQVRWKCNQPSAKHGPEKLSEKFQRFTPFTLGKEFKEGHSYYYISKPIYHQENQCLKLRVTVDGKITHSPHAHANSQEKRILADDPEVQVLHSIGYSAAPRLFPLVWAVLLLPLLLLQTQ comes from the exons ATGGAGTTCCTTTGGGCCCCTCTCTTGGGTCTGTGCTGCAGTCTGGCTGCTGCTGACCGTCACATCGTCTTCTGGAACAGTTCAAATCCCAA GTTCCGGGAGGAGGACTACACCGTCCACGTGCGGCTGAACGACTACCTCGACATCATCTGCCCGCATTACGAGGACGACTCCGTGGCGGAGGCTGCCATGGAGCGGTACACACTGTACATGGTGGAGCAGCCCGAGTATGCGGCGTGCCAGCCCCAGTCCAAGGACCAGGTCCGTTGGAAGTGCAACCAGCCCAGTGCCAAGCATGGCCCGGAGAAGCTATCTGAGAAATTCCAGCGCTTCACACCTTTTACCTTGGGCAAGGAGTTCAAGGAAGGGCACAGCTACTACTACATCT CCAAACCTATCTACCATCAAGAAAACCAGTGCTTGAAGCTGAGGGTGACCGTCGATGGCAAAATCA CTCATAGCCCTCATGCCCATGCCAATTCACAGGAGAAGAGAATTCTAGCAG ACGACCCGGAGGTTCAGGTTCTGCACAGCATCGGTTACAGTGCTGCCCCCCGACTCTTCCCACTGGTCTGGGCTGTGCTGCTCCTGCCACTGCTGCTACTACAAACTCAGTGA